The following coding sequences are from one Paenibacillus tundrae window:
- the fliR gene encoding flagellar biosynthetic protein FliR, with product METLLQSYPVALLMFCRIASFFVTAPVFSARNVPNTFKIGISAFVTLTVYLIYGINQEVPTDLSYILLVIREILIGLLLGFVAYLIMTAVQTAGAFIDFQIGFAMANVYDPMTGASAPLTGNFKYAFAMLLFLTMNGHHYLLDAIVYSYRWIPLSNAFFIRLADGSIAEFLVRTLGETFMLAFQMSAPIVVALFLTDVGLGFLAKTAPQFNVFAVGMPLKVLVGIAILLLLVPSFSFVFSQLFEVMFRSMEKLLGTIGQRPG from the coding sequence ATGGAGACATTGTTGCAAAGTTATCCTGTCGCCCTGCTTATGTTTTGTCGAATTGCATCATTTTTTGTAACGGCACCTGTCTTTTCAGCTCGAAATGTGCCTAACACGTTTAAAATTGGAATTTCGGCATTTGTCACGTTAACCGTGTACTTGATCTATGGCATTAATCAGGAGGTTCCTACAGATCTAAGTTACATTCTACTGGTCATTAGAGAAATTCTCATAGGCCTGTTGCTGGGCTTCGTAGCGTATCTTATTATGACTGCTGTACAGACAGCAGGAGCGTTTATTGATTTTCAGATTGGATTTGCCATGGCGAACGTTTATGATCCAATGACTGGTGCTTCCGCACCACTTACGGGTAACTTCAAGTACGCATTTGCCATGCTGTTATTTCTGACGATGAATGGTCATCACTACTTGCTAGATGCGATCGTATACAGTTATCGTTGGATACCATTATCCAATGCATTTTTTATTCGTTTGGCAGATGGAAGTATAGCAGAATTTTTAGTACGAACGTTAGGCGAGACATTCATGCTTGCATTTCAGATGTCTGCACCGATTGTCGTTGCTTTGTTCTTGACAGACGTAGGTTTAGGCTTTCTAGCCAAAACAGCTCCTCAATTCAACGTATTTGCTGTTGGTATGCCGCTTAAGGTACTTGTCGGGATTGCTATTTTGCTTTTACTGGTTCCGAGTTTTTCCTTTGTATTTAGTCAATTGTTCGAAGTAATGTTCAGATCCATGGAAAAATTGCTTGGGACCATTGGACAGAGGCCGGGCTGA
- the fliY gene encoding flagellar motor switch phosphatase FliY — translation MTSKDYLSQDEIDALLRQSESISSSEPAEKTVDDFLTELEQDALGEIGNITFGSAATALSTLLGLKVDITTPKVSVISRSRFEEAFPKPHVAVHVNYVDGFEGINSLVIKKRDAQVIADLMLGGEGNPADEELNEIHISAVQEAMNQMMGSSATSMSTIFNRFVNISPPGIDILNMESGEGVSNLPEDETLIQVSFRLLIGDLIDSNLMQLLPVHFAKHMVELLIGGAQESTANTPAPAAPEPVQTPEPQAPTPAAAPPQPPVQQQMPPQAAPQPPAQDYNSYGQAPMGMPQGMPQGMPPQQPYGMPPQQPYAMPPQPHYGEPQHYGGVPNRNVNVQPVQFANLQNGAYSQVDENNLNLLMDIPLKVTVELGRTQKQIKDILELSQGSIVELDKLAGEPVDILVNNKLIAKGEVVVIDENFGVRVIDIVSQWDRIQKLQ, via the coding sequence TTGACGAGTAAGGATTATTTATCCCAGGATGAGATCGATGCTTTGCTCAGGCAATCTGAATCGATCAGCAGCTCTGAGCCAGCAGAGAAGACGGTTGACGATTTTTTGACCGAGCTGGAGCAAGATGCTCTGGGCGAAATTGGGAATATCACTTTTGGTAGTGCAGCTACAGCTTTGTCCACCTTGTTGGGACTCAAAGTGGATATCACGACACCTAAAGTATCGGTTATTAGCCGATCACGGTTTGAAGAAGCATTTCCTAAGCCTCATGTTGCCGTCCATGTCAATTATGTCGATGGATTCGAAGGAATTAACTCGCTCGTTATCAAAAAACGCGATGCTCAAGTTATTGCTGACTTGATGCTTGGGGGCGAGGGCAATCCAGCAGATGAGGAATTGAATGAAATTCATATCAGCGCTGTGCAGGAAGCTATGAATCAGATGATGGGTTCTTCTGCTACATCCATGTCTACGATATTTAATCGTTTCGTGAATATTTCTCCTCCAGGGATTGATATTCTCAACATGGAAAGTGGTGAGGGTGTAAGCAACCTTCCAGAAGATGAGACTCTCATTCAAGTATCCTTCCGGTTGTTGATTGGTGATCTGATTGATTCCAATCTGATGCAATTGCTTCCTGTTCATTTCGCGAAGCACATGGTTGAATTGTTGATTGGCGGTGCACAAGAGTCTACAGCGAATACACCTGCTCCAGCAGCACCAGAGCCTGTACAGACGCCAGAGCCTCAGGCACCGACACCGGCGGCAGCTCCACCACAACCACCGGTACAGCAGCAGATGCCACCACAGGCGGCACCGCAGCCACCAGCGCAGGATTACAACAGTTATGGACAAGCACCAATGGGGATGCCGCAAGGAATGCCTCAGGGAATGCCGCCACAGCAACCGTATGGAATGCCACCACAGCAACCATATGCTATGCCGCCACAGCCGCATTATGGTGAACCACAGCACTACGGCGGTGTACCGAATAGGAATGTAAATGTGCAGCCAGTACAGTTTGCTAATTTGCAAAATGGTGCATACAGTCAGGTTGATGAAAACAATTTGAATTTATTGATGGACATTCCCCTTAAAGTCACCGTAGAATTAGGAAGGACCCAAAAGCAAATTAAGGATATATTGGAACTATCACAAGGTTCAATTGTCGAGCTTGACAAACTAGCCGGCGAACCTGTCGATATTTTGGTTAATAACAAGCTGATCGCCAAGGGAGAAGTTGTCGTTATCGACGAAAACTTTGGTGTTCGTGTTATAGATATCGTAAGCCAATGGGACCGAATTCAGAAATTACAATAA
- the fliM gene encoding flagellar motor switch protein FliM, whose protein sequence is MVDVLSQNEIDALLAALSSGEMDAEELKKEETQKKIRSYDFKRAVRFSKDHIRSLTRIHENFARFLTTYFSAQLRTFVQINVVQVEQLPYDEFIRSIPKMTILNIFEAEPLQGRMVMEVHPNVGYAMLDRLLGGTGSAPAKIASMTEIETTIMERIFSRAFESLQEAWKTVLDISPRLEALETNPQFMQIVSPNETIALISLSTKIGDTTGMINLCIPHVVLEPIMSRLSTHQWFVSEKKTRAPEEYEALRERVNKAKLPVVAELGESRISISEFLGLSVGDVITLNKPVEEGLSIKVGDRLKYMGSPGTIKDRVAIQIDEIVTEGVEEFDE, encoded by the coding sequence ATGGTGGATGTATTATCACAAAATGAGATTGATGCCCTATTAGCAGCACTTTCCTCAGGTGAGATGGATGCTGAGGAATTGAAAAAGGAAGAAACTCAGAAGAAAATTAGATCTTACGATTTTAAGCGGGCAGTGCGCTTTTCAAAGGATCATATTCGAAGTTTGACCCGGATTCACGAAAACTTTGCACGCTTTCTCACCACTTATTTTTCAGCCCAACTGCGGACGTTCGTTCAGATCAATGTCGTTCAGGTTGAACAATTGCCTTATGATGAATTTATCCGTTCGATACCAAAAATGACCATATTAAATATCTTTGAGGCCGAGCCTTTGCAAGGTCGCATGGTTATGGAGGTACATCCAAACGTTGGTTATGCAATGCTGGATCGACTGCTTGGTGGAACGGGCAGTGCACCGGCCAAAATAGCTTCAATGACTGAAATTGAGACAACCATTATGGAGCGGATCTTTAGCCGGGCATTTGAAAGCTTGCAGGAAGCATGGAAAACGGTGCTGGATATTTCACCAAGGTTGGAAGCGTTGGAGACTAACCCGCAATTCATGCAAATTGTATCACCCAATGAAACGATTGCACTGATCTCACTGAGCACTAAAATCGGTGACACAACAGGCATGATCAATTTGTGTATCCCGCATGTCGTTCTTGAACCCATTATGTCACGATTGTCTACGCATCAATGGTTTGTTTCCGAGAAAAAGACCAGAGCTCCGGAAGAGTACGAAGCCCTCAGGGAACGTGTCAATAAGGCTAAATTGCCAGTGGTCGCCGAACTCGGAGAGTCCAGAATTTCCATTTCAGAGTTTTTGGGTTTATCGGTTGGGGACGTCATTACGTTAAACAAACCGGTTGAGGAAGGCTTATCCATTAAAGTTGGCGACAGGCTGAAGTATATGGGCAGTCCGGGAACGATTAAAGACCGTGTGGCTATACAAATAGACGAGATTGTCACCGAAGGAGTTGAAGAATTTGACGAGTAA
- the fliP gene encoding flagellar type III secretion system pore protein FliP (The bacterial flagellar biogenesis protein FliP forms a type III secretion system (T3SS)-type pore required for flagellar assembly.), producing MKKKIWLACCLMGLISLASVTVAFAEPIPNIDIQIGNGDGGAPSTSSLSLILLITVLSIAPALLVLMTSFTRIVIVLGFVRTSLGTQQMPPNQVLVGLALFLTLFIMSPTLSSINQVALQPYLQGEITQTEALEKAADPIKKFMFSHTREKDLLLFMKYNQTEQPSSYQDIPLTVMVPAYAISELKTAFQMGFMIFIPFLVIDIVVASTLMAMGMMMLPPVMISLPFKILLFVLVDGWYLVVKSLLLSFNT from the coding sequence ATGAAGAAAAAGATTTGGCTAGCATGTTGTTTGATGGGGCTGATCAGCCTGGCGTCCGTAACAGTCGCCTTTGCCGAACCGATACCGAATATTGATATTCAAATCGGAAATGGGGATGGGGGAGCACCAAGTACAAGCTCATTATCGCTCATCCTATTAATTACGGTACTGAGTATCGCACCGGCATTACTGGTACTGATGACCAGTTTTACCCGAATTGTTATCGTTCTTGGTTTTGTGCGAACTTCCTTGGGGACACAGCAAATGCCACCCAATCAGGTGCTTGTCGGGTTAGCGCTCTTCTTGACATTATTCATTATGTCACCGACATTGTCTTCGATTAATCAGGTAGCACTTCAGCCCTATCTTCAAGGAGAAATTACGCAAACTGAGGCATTGGAAAAGGCAGCAGACCCGATAAAGAAATTTATGTTCTCCCACACTAGGGAGAAGGACCTATTGCTTTTTATGAAATACAATCAAACCGAACAGCCTAGTTCGTATCAAGATATACCGCTCACTGTTATGGTGCCGGCATATGCAATCAGTGAATTAAAGACAGCATTTCAGATGGGATTTATGATTTTCATTCCGTTTCTGGTCATAGACATTGTTGTAGCTAGTACACTGATGGCTATGGGGATGATGATGCTTCCGCCGGTTATGATCTCATTACCTTTCAAAATACTATTATTTGTCCTCGTGGATGGATGGTATCTGGTAGTGAAGTCACTGTTGCTGAGTTTTAATACTTGA
- a CDS encoding MotE family protein, with product MAVRDTEDMEKESSGGWEKFLMISIPIVFTVVLLGVLLTLFNVDIRNNLLDFANKIPVVKDWVPEPVSDPEKEKLEKSEKQVESAEATIEKLKSQVAAKETELQAAKDATATETQKASNLQKKLDEAEQAAETAAQATPESESDYQKQIKDLAKMYADMSPSKAAPILQNMTNEEMVLLLSAMQSTPRTRVLEKMDPKTAADVTMMMKDAKPSGDLAIDALQSRLNKEATTTAAATTTSKNLDKNQLSQTFASMSASSGAKLLLETYKLSPDKTLTILNSVDDATRSQLLENMSTENSVETAKILNRLMGNK from the coding sequence ATGGCTGTAAGAGACACAGAGGACATGGAAAAAGAGTCAAGCGGTGGTTGGGAGAAGTTTCTGATGATCTCCATTCCAATTGTATTCACCGTTGTACTGCTTGGGGTGCTGCTCACCCTATTTAATGTAGATATTCGCAATAACTTGCTTGATTTTGCTAATAAAATTCCAGTCGTTAAGGACTGGGTACCTGAGCCTGTGTCAGATCCAGAGAAAGAGAAGCTTGAGAAGAGCGAGAAGCAAGTGGAAAGTGCTGAAGCAACAATCGAAAAGCTTAAATCTCAAGTTGCTGCAAAGGAAACGGAGCTTCAAGCAGCTAAGGATGCTACGGCTACAGAAACACAGAAAGCTAGCAATTTGCAAAAGAAATTAGACGAAGCTGAGCAGGCTGCAGAAACGGCTGCACAAGCCACTCCTGAGTCAGAGTCTGATTATCAAAAACAAATCAAAGATTTGGCTAAAATGTACGCAGACATGAGTCCAAGTAAAGCAGCACCGATTCTGCAAAACATGACGAATGAAGAAATGGTGCTCCTGCTCAGCGCAATGCAATCTACACCTCGTACTAGAGTGCTTGAGAAGATGGATCCCAAAACGGCTGCAGATGTGACCATGATGATGAAGGATGCCAAACCATCTGGTGATTTGGCCATTGATGCGCTGCAATCTAGATTGAACAAAGAAGCAACAACAACGGCAGCGGCTACAACTACCTCGAAGAATCTAGACAAAAACCAACTGAGTCAAACATTTGCTAGTATGTCAGCTTCGAGTGGTGCGAAATTACTGCTCGAGACATACAAACTCAGTCCGGATAAAACGTTAACCATTTTGAACTCAGTGGATGATGCCACTCGTTCACAGCTGCTTGAGAATATGTCCACCGAGAATTCAGTGGAAACGGCCAAAATTTTAAACAGACTGATGGGAAACAAGTAA
- a CDS encoding flagellar basal body-associated FliL family protein: MKKMMPWIAMSLLAITLIAVVVFVFMQTQNGNNADAHKSAAVVEKKKTADEIVEVTSEITDIKTNLADTNHILQAKLSFELADAKSKEEFEKIKEITVKPIIIQTLADTQPEELKTAKGRSDFNTKLTELINNALPEPKLSSTSFTDFLMVPM, from the coding sequence ATGAAAAAGATGATGCCCTGGATTGCAATGAGCCTGCTTGCTATAACACTCATTGCGGTGGTTGTGTTTGTATTTATGCAAACTCAGAACGGGAACAACGCTGATGCACATAAGTCTGCTGCTGTAGTAGAAAAGAAGAAGACTGCAGATGAGATTGTCGAAGTAACATCAGAAATTACAGACATAAAAACGAATCTAGCAGATACAAATCACATTTTACAAGCGAAGTTATCCTTTGAGCTAGCAGATGCTAAATCAAAAGAAGAATTTGAGAAGATCAAAGAAATTACGGTAAAACCGATTATTATTCAGACCCTAGCAGATACACAACCAGAAGAATTAAAAACAGCTAAAGGCCGTTCTGATTTTAACACCAAGCTTACAGAATTAATCAATAATGCCTTACCAGAACCGAAACTGAGCAGTACTAGCTTCACTGATTTCTTAATGGTACCTATGTAA
- a CDS encoding TIGR02530 family flagellar biosynthesis protein has translation MSDRITVGQLYTGINTPNLLSRSKQGDLSTMPERPFAQVLEDNLLKLSNHAAKRLEQRGIELKSEQMQQIGTALDKAAAKGAKESLILMQDLAFIVNVKNRTVVTAMDSESMKNNVFTQIDSAVIIS, from the coding sequence ATGAGTGATCGAATAACGGTTGGGCAGTTATACACAGGGATAAATACACCGAATTTGCTGAGTCGATCCAAGCAGGGGGATTTATCCACAATGCCAGAGCGTCCCTTTGCCCAGGTGTTGGAAGATAATCTTCTGAAATTAAGTAATCACGCTGCTAAGAGATTGGAACAACGCGGCATCGAGCTGAAAAGTGAGCAAATGCAACAAATTGGTACTGCTCTAGACAAGGCTGCTGCAAAGGGAGCCAAAGAGTCTCTGATTTTGATGCAGGATCTAGCTTTTATCGTTAATGTCAAAAATCGCACCGTCGTAACTGCCATGGATAGTGAAAGTATGAAGAACAACGTATTCACTCAAATTGATAGTGCTGTCATTATATCTTAA
- a CDS encoding flagellar hook capping FlgD N-terminal domain-containing protein yields the protein MANEIVSTNNTWPNYSAANKATTSAATKELGKDQFLKILITQLQNQDPMQPMEDKEFIAQMAQFSSVEQLVNISSQLKTLNQSLGAVSGMIGREISWLSSNKADNGTLRQGIVDSIVVRDGVQYAKVGNDEIKLDEIIQVTNPKEPESSDLNQPEQSEPQVQNTTDIVSDTNESPVNPEVTERADDSENLL from the coding sequence ATGGCTAATGAAATCGTTTCAACCAACAATACCTGGCCTAACTACTCGGCAGCGAATAAAGCAACGACAAGTGCTGCAACAAAGGAGTTAGGGAAGGATCAGTTTCTCAAAATTTTGATTACTCAGCTTCAGAACCAAGATCCGATGCAGCCAATGGAGGATAAAGAGTTTATCGCTCAGATGGCGCAGTTCAGTTCGGTTGAACAATTGGTTAACATTTCATCACAACTCAAGACTTTGAACCAATCCCTAGGTGCTGTATCTGGCATGATTGGTCGAGAGATCAGTTGGCTTTCTTCTAATAAAGCAGATAACGGAACGCTTCGTCAGGGCATTGTAGATTCAATCGTTGTTCGAGATGGTGTACAGTACGCTAAAGTGGGCAATGACGAAATCAAACTAGATGAGATTATTCAGGTAACCAATCCGAAGGAACCAGAATCAAGTGATCTGAACCAGCCGGAGCAAAGTGAACCTCAGGTTCAAAACACTACGGATATCGTGTCAGACACAAACGAAAGCCCAGTTAATCCAGAAGTAACCGAGCGGGCGGATGACAGTGAGAACTTGTTATGA
- a CDS encoding response regulator — MANRILVVDDAAFMRMMIRDILSKNGYEVVGEAQDGAQAIEKFKELRPDLITMDITMPEMDGIAALKEIKKIDGNAKVIMCSAMGQQAMVIDAIQAGAKDFIVKPFQSDRVIEAISKTLGV; from the coding sequence ATGGCAAACCGAATTTTAGTCGTGGACGACGCTGCATTTATGAGAATGATGATCCGGGACATTTTGTCCAAAAACGGATATGAGGTCGTTGGCGAGGCTCAGGATGGAGCACAAGCAATTGAGAAATTTAAGGAACTTCGTCCTGATCTGATCACGATGGATATCACCATGCCTGAGATGGATGGAATCGCAGCTCTGAAAGAAATCAAAAAAATTGATGGCAATGCCAAAGTGATTATGTGCTCTGCAATGGGCCAACAAGCGATGGTAATCGATGCAATTCAAGCGGGAGCCAAAGATTTCATCGTTAAGCCATTCCAGTCCGACCGCGTTATTGAAGCGATCAGCAAAACACTGGGCGTGTAA
- the flgG gene encoding flagellar basal body rod protein FlgG gives MLKSMYSGVSGMRGFQTKLDVIGNNIANVNTVGFKGSRVMFKDIMSQTTSGVTAPNDTANGGVNAKQIGLGVSVGSIDTLHLAGSPMTTNNPTDLRINGDGFFLVSMGDGQEVPFLTRAGDFHVDAARNLVTSDGLFVLDSEGEIITIGDDVVSFTIGQNGMINQTMADGTIEGDTQIGIGKVVNPEGLEKIGGNLYRMTANASPEGALETLTANSAEDGTGAIIAGQLEMSNVDLTGEFTEMIVAQRGFQANSRIITTSDEVLQEVVNLKR, from the coding sequence ATGTTGAAATCAATGTACTCAGGCGTTTCCGGGATGCGGGGTTTTCAAACAAAGCTAGATGTTATCGGTAATAATATTGCGAACGTTAATACGGTTGGTTTTAAAGGTAGCCGCGTTATGTTCAAAGATATTATGAGCCAAACGACATCTGGGGTAACTGCACCGAATGATACTGCAAATGGTGGTGTTAATGCGAAGCAAATTGGTTTGGGTGTATCTGTAGGATCTATTGATACTTTGCATTTGGCAGGAAGTCCTATGACAACAAATAACCCTACTGATTTACGCATTAATGGAGATGGATTCTTTCTAGTTTCCATGGGTGATGGGCAGGAAGTTCCGTTTCTGACTCGTGCAGGAGATTTCCATGTAGATGCTGCTCGAAATCTAGTTACGTCTGATGGGCTTTTTGTATTAGACAGTGAAGGTGAAATTATCACAATTGGTGATGACGTCGTTTCATTTACAATCGGACAGAACGGCATGATTAACCAGACAATGGCTGACGGAACTATCGAAGGCGACACTCAAATTGGGATAGGAAAAGTAGTTAACCCTGAAGGTTTGGAGAAAATCGGTGGAAACCTTTACCGAATGACAGCTAACGCTAGTCCTGAAGGTGCACTTGAAACTTTAACAGCCAACAGTGCTGAAGATGGAACTGGTGCGATTATCGCAGGTCAGCTTGAAATGTCTAACGTGGACTTGACAGGTGAATTTACAGAGATGATTGTAGCTCAACGTGGATTCCAGGCCAACTCAAGAATCATTACCACATCGGATGAAGTGCTTCAAGAAGTTGTTAACCTGAAACGTTAA
- a CDS encoding flagellar biosynthetic protein FliO, with product MAQDGSPYAGTNYYLQLVWVIVVLAVILALIVYLIRFLNKRNQQWFRNGTVRILGGVGLGPNKSLQIIEIGGNVYLLGVGEDIQLVDKISDLDEAQRIIDSFEREASASNGSLSPLINKLAARFRKEEPPREIELEDTTSFHELFESKLRQMPNRKEKMEKLLKEEDNTTDR from the coding sequence ATGGCTCAGGATGGAAGTCCATATGCGGGTACCAATTATTATTTGCAGCTTGTTTGGGTGATTGTTGTCCTGGCCGTCATCCTAGCCCTTATCGTCTACTTGATTCGTTTTCTCAATAAACGGAATCAGCAGTGGTTTCGTAACGGCACAGTCCGGATTTTAGGCGGAGTTGGGCTCGGGCCTAATAAATCACTACAGATTATTGAAATTGGCGGTAACGTTTATCTACTTGGTGTAGGTGAGGATATTCAACTTGTAGATAAAATTTCTGATCTGGATGAGGCACAGCGGATCATTGATTCGTTTGAACGAGAAGCTTCTGCATCAAATGGAAGCCTCTCGCCTCTCATCAACAAGCTAGCTGCTCGTTTCCGCAAAGAAGAACCACCACGGGAAATAGAGCTAGAAGATACAACCTCTTTTCACGAATTGTTTGAATCCAAACTTCGGCAGATGCCTAACCGAAAAGAGAAGATGGAGAAGCTGCTTAAAGAAGAAGACAATACTACAGATCGGTAG
- the fliJ gene encoding flagellar export protein FliJ produces MKFRYHFQKVCDLKSNEKTQAEWMLSTAIGKLQTEEEHLLQLLNDKNELIQVIQTATESTASVSSLQEMQRYVHHLDECISRKNTDVKHAQVNVERNKTFLNGKMVDEKVWLEARDKAKIKFQQEMLLREQNDLDEMATVRFAAKAGRAM; encoded by the coding sequence ATGAAATTTCGATATCATTTCCAGAAGGTTTGTGACCTGAAGAGCAATGAGAAAACACAAGCGGAGTGGATGTTATCCACAGCCATCGGTAAACTTCAGACGGAAGAAGAGCACCTTTTACAACTTTTGAATGATAAAAATGAGCTGATCCAAGTGATCCAAACGGCAACGGAAAGCACGGCTTCTGTATCTTCTCTACAAGAAATGCAACGTTATGTTCATCACCTAGATGAATGTATTAGTAGAAAAAATACAGATGTTAAGCATGCTCAGGTCAATGTAGAACGGAATAAAACGTTTCTGAATGGCAAAATGGTTGACGAAAAAGTATGGCTTGAAGCGAGAGACAAGGCCAAGATCAAATTTCAGCAGGAGATGCTCCTCCGTGAACAGAACGATCTGGACGAGATGGCTACTGTACGCTTCGCTGCAAAAGCCGGACGGGCAATGTAA
- a CDS encoding flagellar hook-length control protein FliK, with translation MSIVYQMTTASSSKATATTSTTGTQAKGATAAPGGEFMQTLAASLNGGATEGSNVAGSGMLSVNPLGIALVSSEEGEQTSLADILHSLFSDLEALDDAIEQDPSLLAELQTLIQQMYAQIADDTEQESGTAADSDAAPEALKAVTAINLTEHPAAARFVLQDALTQMATNLVNPDGTLNKNTSEFKNLLQNLQNHLQNSGVDLSGSKGWSDLKSIVDTLVAMKEQNVQVTQASTGQALNKQDAVISQLLIASVAGKGNHATTETGTNASVSASPDVELDHSTVITAGELSMRTSGTSAAKPAEPVMQASQFAKEMTQFVVNKLDIVQKNGFSEATISLRPEHLGKLDVQITLQNGQLVARFMTEHTMAKDMLEQQMMQLRSSLQAQGIQVERLEVTQNSSLGSQMYQDGGRQPGSNSQQQRRSREREEPSDDAVTAAGIQEELRNWRSEQVEGQELKRDSFTAEA, from the coding sequence ATGTCGATCGTATATCAGATGACTACAGCATCCTCATCGAAAGCAACGGCAACGACTTCAACGACAGGAACCCAAGCAAAGGGAGCTACTGCAGCACCAGGGGGAGAATTTATGCAAACCCTCGCAGCATCTTTGAATGGGGGAGCAACAGAAGGAAGTAATGTGGCAGGATCTGGGATGTTAAGTGTTAATCCACTAGGTATAGCTTTGGTATCTAGCGAAGAAGGAGAGCAAACCTCTTTAGCAGATATACTTCATTCTTTGTTCAGCGACTTGGAAGCTTTAGATGATGCAATTGAGCAAGATCCATCACTTCTTGCGGAACTCCAGACCCTCATTCAGCAGATGTACGCACAGATCGCTGATGATACAGAGCAAGAGAGTGGAACTGCGGCGGATAGCGACGCGGCTCCAGAAGCATTGAAAGCCGTAACGGCTATCAACCTGACGGAACACCCGGCAGCAGCTCGTTTTGTGTTGCAGGATGCTCTTACACAAATGGCGACAAACTTGGTTAATCCAGATGGCACCCTTAATAAAAACACGAGTGAGTTTAAGAATCTCCTTCAGAATCTACAGAATCATTTACAGAACTCAGGCGTGGATTTAAGTGGTAGTAAGGGATGGTCAGATTTGAAATCAATTGTGGATACGCTAGTTGCCATGAAGGAACAGAATGTACAAGTTACTCAAGCGAGTACAGGACAAGCGCTGAATAAGCAAGATGCAGTGATCTCTCAACTTCTTATTGCTTCTGTAGCAGGTAAGGGTAATCATGCGACAACGGAGACAGGAACGAATGCATCAGTATCAGCGAGCCCAGATGTAGAATTAGATCATTCGACTGTAATCACAGCTGGTGAGTTATCTATGCGTACTTCGGGTACATCTGCAGCTAAACCTGCGGAGCCTGTTATGCAAGCATCACAGTTTGCTAAAGAAATGACGCAATTCGTTGTGAACAAGTTGGATATTGTTCAGAAGAATGGATTCTCTGAAGCGACGATTTCACTTCGTCCGGAGCATTTAGGTAAGTTGGATGTTCAGATCACGTTACAGAACGGACAATTGGTTGCTCGTTTTATGACGGAGCATACCATGGCGAAAGATATGCTTGAACAGCAGATGATGCAACTGCGTAGTTCACTTCAAGCTCAAGGAATTCAAGTAGAACGACTTGAAGTAACACAGAACAGCTCACTGGGATCTCAAATGTATCAGGATGGTGGACGTCAGCCGGGAAGTAACTCCCAGCAGCAACGTCGTTCGCGTGAGCGTGAAGAGCCATCCGATGATGCTGTAACCGCAGCAGGGATCCAGGAAGAATTGCGTAACTGGCGCAGCGAGCAAGTAGAGGGTCAGGAGCTTAAACGGGATTCGTTTACAGCAGAAGCTTAA
- the fliQ gene encoding flagellar biosynthesis protein FliQ codes for MTSEFIIGLAGKAVYTALLASAPMLILALVVGLMISIFQATTQIQEQTLAFVPKIVAVLLAVLLFGPWILNILVDFTYNILDNLYRYIG; via the coding sequence ATGACTTCGGAATTTATTATCGGTCTGGCCGGGAAAGCAGTTTATACAGCACTGTTGGCCAGCGCACCCATGCTTATACTTGCTCTGGTTGTAGGTCTAATGATCAGCATATTTCAAGCGACAACTCAGATTCAGGAACAGACCTTGGCTTTTGTGCCAAAAATTGTTGCCGTATTACTGGCAGTACTATTGTTTGGACCATGGATATTGAATATATTGGTCGACTTCACCTACAACATACTCGATAATTTATACAGATATATAGGTTAG
- a CDS encoding flagellar FlbD family protein — MISVTRLNGSPMWLNALMVEIVEETPDTYITLVTGKRLIVLEKADEVISKIKEYNREIGVQAATIKVQQTEES, encoded by the coding sequence ATGATTTCGGTGACGCGGTTAAATGGTTCTCCCATGTGGTTGAATGCGCTGATGGTGGAGATCGTTGAAGAGACGCCAGATACGTATATAACTCTTGTCACAGGAAAGAGACTCATTGTGCTGGAAAAGGCGGATGAAGTCATTTCCAAAATTAAAGAATACAACCGTGAAATTGGGGTTCAGGCGGCCACCATCAAAGTGCAACAAACGGAGGAATCCTGA